The Blastococcus sp. HT6-4 genome window below encodes:
- a CDS encoding sugar phosphate nucleotidyltransferase has product MALPRILVLVLAGGAGGRLELLTERRAKPAVPFAGVYRLIDFPLSNCQNSQIADVWVSIQFHPTSLHDHLSNGRPWDLDRTAGGLLTLPPYKGTERGGWNTGTADSLWRHAELIRAFDPDALVVVSADAVYKLDYREVVEAHVGSGAEVTMVTTEVTADDASRYGIVETGEGDRITGYAYKPDEPATTTATNEVFVFSPTPTLDRLEALSDEAGEEGLEDLGTRLLPAQTRDGLARAYPLQGYWRDVGTVPAYWEAHREFISADPPLDLDAPRWPVHTRGGRRSAARVLSGAVVEDSLISGGTRVGGEVRGSTFSPGVVVERGATVVDSVLLPGVRVRSGATVTRAVLDDGVDVGHDASVGGDGEITLVGRAARVADGTELVAGARFPEPEG; this is encoded by the coding sequence ATGGCGCTCCCGCGGATCCTCGTGCTCGTGCTCGCCGGCGGCGCCGGAGGCCGCCTGGAACTGCTCACCGAGCGGCGGGCGAAGCCGGCCGTCCCCTTCGCGGGGGTCTACCGGCTCATCGACTTCCCGCTGAGCAACTGCCAGAACTCCCAGATCGCCGACGTCTGGGTCTCCATCCAGTTCCACCCCACGTCGCTGCACGACCACCTGTCCAACGGCCGTCCCTGGGACCTGGACCGGACGGCCGGCGGGCTGCTCACCCTCCCGCCGTACAAGGGGACCGAGCGGGGTGGCTGGAACACCGGGACGGCGGACTCGCTCTGGCGCCACGCGGAGCTCATCCGCGCCTTCGACCCCGACGCGCTGGTCGTCGTCAGCGCCGACGCGGTCTACAAGCTCGACTACCGGGAGGTCGTCGAGGCGCATGTGGGTTCGGGCGCCGAGGTGACGATGGTGACCACCGAGGTCACGGCCGACGACGCCTCGCGCTACGGGATCGTCGAGACCGGCGAGGGGGACCGCATCACCGGCTACGCCTACAAGCCCGACGAGCCGGCGACGACGACGGCCACCAACGAGGTGTTCGTCTTCTCCCCGACCCCCACGCTGGACCGGCTCGAGGCGCTCAGCGACGAGGCTGGGGAGGAGGGGCTCGAGGACCTGGGCACCCGGTTGCTGCCCGCGCAGACCCGGGACGGCCTCGCCCGCGCCTATCCGCTGCAGGGCTACTGGCGCGACGTCGGCACCGTCCCGGCGTACTGGGAGGCCCACCGGGAGTTCATCTCCGCGGATCCGCCGCTGGACCTCGACGCCCCGCGGTGGCCGGTGCACACGCGGGGAGGGCGGCGCAGCGCCGCGCGGGTGCTGAGCGGGGCCGTCGTCGAGGACAGCCTGATCTCCGGCGGCACCCGGGTGGGCGGTGAGGTGCGCGGCTCCACGTTCTCCCCCGGGGTGGTGGTGGAGCGGGGGGCGACGGTCGTCGACTCGGTCCTCCTGCCCGGGGTCCGTGTGCGGTCGGGCGCGACGGTGACCCGGGCGGTGCTCGACGACGGCGTCGACGTGGGGCACGACGCCTCGGTCGGCGGGGACGGGGAGATCACCCTCGTCGGGCGTGCGGCGCGGGTCGCCGACGGCACCGAGCTGGTGGCGGGCGCCCGCTTCCCCGAGCCGGAGGGGTGA
- a CDS encoding BTAD domain-containing putative transcriptional regulator, protein MTQPFELDLHSEFLRADLYLNMGQPAEAARILGPLVDAEPRNEAAQELLARAYYGSAQLGPAEEALRRLVELAPSNGWARRALARTLERQSRPAEAGVHHRVADALGAA, encoded by the coding sequence ATGACCCAGCCCTTCGAGCTCGACCTGCACTCGGAGTTCCTCCGGGCCGACCTCTACCTGAACATGGGTCAGCCCGCCGAGGCCGCGCGCATCCTCGGGCCCCTCGTCGACGCCGAGCCGCGCAACGAGGCGGCGCAGGAGCTGCTGGCGCGGGCCTACTACGGCTCGGCGCAGCTGGGCCCGGCCGAGGAGGCGCTGCGCCGGCTCGTGGAGCTGGCGCCCAGCAACGGCTGGGCCCGGCGTGCGCTGGCCCGCACGCTGGAGCGGCAGAGCCGCCCGGCCGAGGCCGGCGTGCACCACCGGGTGGCCGACGCCCTCGGCGCGGCCTGA
- a CDS encoding FKBP-type peptidyl-prolyl cis-trans isomerase, with protein MIRRTVPGAFLALTLALTACGGGEGEISSPAAAEVAEEITTDLSEAPEIPAADAPAPAELVIEDVVVGDGAEAVEGTSVEVKYVGGFYETGEEFDSSWSRGADETLPVVLGAGQVIPGFEQGITGMREGGRRVVTIPSELGYGDSASGPIPAGSTLVFVIDLVEVTTDLPEAPGIPAPDIPAADAPAPEELVVEDVVVGDGAEAVEGSAVEVKYVGGFYETGEEFDSSWSRGADETLPVVLGAGQVIPGFEQGITGMREGGRRVVTIPSELGYGDRANGPIPAGSTLVFVIDLVEVTG; from the coding sequence ATGATCCGCCGCACCGTCCCCGGCGCGTTCCTCGCGCTGACCCTCGCCCTCACCGCCTGCGGGGGTGGCGAGGGGGAGATCTCGTCGCCTGCCGCCGCCGAGGTGGCCGAGGAGATCACCACCGACCTGTCCGAGGCCCCCGAGATCCCGGCCGCCGACGCCCCGGCGCCGGCGGAGCTGGTGATCGAGGACGTCGTGGTGGGCGACGGCGCCGAGGCCGTCGAGGGCACGTCCGTCGAGGTGAAGTACGTCGGCGGGTTCTACGAGACCGGCGAGGAGTTCGACTCGTCCTGGAGCCGCGGGGCGGACGAGACCCTGCCGGTCGTCCTCGGGGCGGGGCAGGTCATCCCCGGCTTCGAGCAGGGCATCACCGGCATGCGGGAGGGCGGCCGGCGGGTGGTCACGATCCCGAGCGAGCTCGGCTACGGCGACAGCGCCAGCGGCCCGATCCCCGCCGGCTCCACGCTGGTCTTCGTGATCGACCTCGTGGAGGTCACCACCGACCTGCCCGAGGCCCCCGGCATCCCGGCCCCCGACATCCCGGCTGCCGACGCCCCGGCGCCGGAGGAGCTGGTGGTCGAGGACGTCGTGGTGGGCGACGGCGCCGAGGCCGTCGAGGGCAGCGCGGTGGAGGTGAAGTACGTCGGCGGGTTCTACGAGACCGGCGAGGAGTTCGACTCGTCCTGGAGCCGCGGGGCGGACGAGACCCTGCCGGTCGTCCTCGGGGCGGGGCAGGTCATCCCCGGCTTCGAGCAGGGCATCACCGGCATGCGGGAAGGCGGCCGGCGGGTGGTCACGATCCCGAGCGAGCTCGGCTACGGCGACAGGGCCAACGGCCCGATCCCCGCCGGCTCCACGCTGGTCTTCGTGATCGACCTCGTCGAGGTCACCGGCTGA
- a CDS encoding histidine phosphatase family protein gives MAHPVTLLLVRHGQSEWNAAGLMQGQTAHVPLTPLGRTQAETAAAELAGLRPGALLSSDLLRAVQTAEYCARATGLPFSTTPALREQGYGVLEGRPSRELWDVVDWSDAHWSAEGGESLAELHARVAAFLTHLCVEPPADVVALVTHGDTIRAAQAVAAGLGPDAMPAITPHNGTVTRLEVCE, from the coding sequence ATGGCCCACCCCGTCACCCTCCTGCTCGTGCGCCACGGGCAGAGCGAGTGGAACGCCGCCGGCCTCATGCAGGGCCAGACCGCACACGTGCCGCTGACCCCGCTGGGCCGTACGCAGGCCGAGACGGCCGCCGCGGAGCTGGCCGGCCTGCGCCCGGGCGCGCTCCTGTCGAGCGACCTGCTGCGCGCGGTGCAGACCGCCGAGTACTGCGCCCGCGCGACCGGGCTGCCCTTCTCCACCACCCCGGCGCTCCGGGAGCAGGGCTACGGCGTGCTCGAGGGCCGGCCGTCCCGGGAGCTGTGGGACGTCGTCGACTGGTCCGACGCCCACTGGTCGGCCGAGGGCGGGGAGAGCCTGGCCGAGCTGCACGCCCGGGTCGCCGCCTTCCTCACCCACCTGTGCGTCGAGCCGCCGGCCGACGTCGTCGCGCTCGTCACGCACGGCGACACCATCCGCGCCGCGCAGGCGGTGGCCGCGGGGCTGGGCCCCGACGCCATGCCGGCGATCACGCCGCACAACGGCACGGTCACCCGGCTCGAGGTCTGCGAGTGA
- a CDS encoding oxidoreductase — MTIPVRPGAARPTARPGTPDPLAPLLDLPGVREASGAARAGIDRLLGHRVLRRESAGVSTESALRGARASAALAGVDVPLAELRAGSVGDPVVQGALRASAALGSMVETWPKAPGQVLARLHVLAAADLTDRADLGRPAAHAGPRLGGLFSIVSGTSTVPAVLVAALVHGELAALAPFGVADGVVARAAARLTGITRGLDPKAVSVPEVGFAELGREAYGEALAGYAAGTPEGVAAWLVHCCRATEHGALEGLAICESLLRG; from the coding sequence GTGACCATCCCCGTCCGCCCCGGTGCCGCGCGCCCCACGGCCCGTCCGGGCACCCCCGACCCGCTGGCCCCGCTGCTCGACCTGCCCGGCGTGCGGGAGGCGTCGGGCGCCGCCCGCGCCGGGATCGACCGGCTGCTGGGCCACCGCGTCCTGCGCCGGGAGTCGGCCGGGGTGAGCACCGAGTCGGCGCTGCGCGGGGCCCGCGCGTCCGCGGCGCTGGCGGGCGTCGACGTGCCGCTGGCCGAGCTGCGGGCCGGCTCCGTCGGCGACCCGGTCGTGCAGGGCGCGCTGCGGGCGTCGGCCGCCCTGGGCTCGATGGTGGAGACCTGGCCCAAGGCGCCGGGGCAGGTGCTGGCCCGGCTGCACGTCCTGGCCGCGGCCGACCTGACCGACCGCGCCGACCTCGGCCGTCCGGCCGCGCACGCCGGGCCCCGGCTCGGCGGCCTGTTCTCGATCGTCTCCGGCACCTCCACGGTGCCGGCGGTGCTCGTCGCCGCGCTGGTGCACGGCGAGCTGGCCGCGCTCGCCCCGTTCGGCGTCGCCGACGGCGTCGTCGCCCGCGCCGCGGCCCGGCTGACCGGGATCACCCGTGGGCTGGACCCCAAGGCCGTGTCGGTGCCCGAGGTCGGGTTCGCCGAGCTGGGCCGCGAGGCCTACGGCGAGGCGCTCGCCGGCTACGCGGCCGGCACCCCCGAGGGCGTGGCCGCGTGGCTGGTGCACTGCTGCCGGGCCACCGAGCACGGCGCCCTGGAGGGCCTGGCGATCTGCGAGAGCCTGCTACGCGGCTGA